One Schlesneria paludicola DSM 18645 DNA segment encodes these proteins:
- a CDS encoding sigma-54-dependent transcriptional regulator, with product MRKLLVIDDEPNIVFSFKSTLASSQLTVISASTAREGIELVKTQRPDVVMLDVRLPDLTGLQAYERIRQLDERLPVIVMTAFAKTETAIEAMRLGAFEYLVKPVDLGRLRETVNKALEVSRLNRVPALLEAKETDDLTADHIVGNSPVMQDVYKGIGRIAPQESTVLILGESGTGKELVARAIYHYSLRNLKPFLAINCAALPESLLESELFGHERGAFTGADQRRIGKFEQVNGGTIFLDEIGDMSPATQAKALRLLQEQQFERIGGNITVKTDVRIIAATNRDLNQLVAEGRFRQDLLYRLNGFTIHLPPLRERADDIPILAEHFLKLFNQDLSKSIIGVSPEVMTILQAHDWPGNVREFQSAIKYAMVHATGGVLTPDCLPQSCFSHSSPTIAPVISMPAVIVPGLTSPTKPSIPEFDLMEYVRQLLNDDKPDLYRVITQEVDRLVLQEVMAHFDGSQLQASERLGISRMTLRSKLRSLGLIQEKSTEAGET from the coding sequence ATGCGCAAATTGCTGGTCATTGATGATGAGCCCAACATTGTCTTCTCATTCAAGTCGACGTTGGCGTCATCACAATTGACGGTGATCTCGGCCAGCACGGCGCGCGAAGGGATCGAACTTGTCAAAACTCAGCGTCCTGACGTCGTCATGCTCGACGTACGCCTGCCCGATCTGACCGGATTGCAGGCATACGAACGAATCCGACAACTCGACGAACGTCTGCCAGTCATTGTGATGACCGCGTTTGCCAAAACGGAAACCGCGATCGAAGCAATGCGTCTGGGCGCCTTTGAATACCTGGTCAAACCGGTTGACCTCGGACGTCTGCGCGAAACAGTCAACAAGGCGTTGGAAGTCAGTCGCCTAAACCGCGTTCCAGCACTGCTCGAAGCAAAAGAAACCGATGACCTGACGGCCGATCACATTGTGGGCAATTCTCCGGTGATGCAGGATGTCTATAAAGGCATTGGGCGAATCGCGCCTCAAGAGAGCACCGTTCTGATCCTGGGTGAGAGTGGGACGGGTAAAGAACTGGTTGCACGCGCCATCTACCATTACAGCCTGAGGAACCTGAAACCGTTCCTGGCCATCAACTGCGCCGCACTGCCGGAATCGCTGCTCGAAAGTGAATTGTTCGGTCATGAACGGGGTGCGTTTACCGGCGCGGACCAGCGGCGAATTGGCAAATTTGAACAGGTCAACGGCGGCACGATCTTCCTCGACGAAATCGGCGATATGAGCCCAGCCACTCAGGCCAAAGCACTCCGTCTACTGCAGGAACAGCAGTTCGAGCGAATCGGGGGAAACATCACGGTCAAGACGGACGTGCGAATCATCGCCGCAACCAATCGTGACTTGAATCAACTGGTTGCCGAGGGACGATTCCGTCAGGACCTGCTCTACCGCTTGAATGGATTCACCATCCATTTGCCCCCCTTACGCGAACGCGCCGATGACATCCCGATTTTGGCCGAACATTTTTTGAAGTTATTCAATCAAGATCTGAGCAAGAGCATCATTGGAGTCTCACCCGAAGTGATGACGATCCTGCAGGCCCACGACTGGCCGGGAAATGTCCGGGAATTCCAAAGTGCCATCAAGTATGCGATGGTCCACGCAACCGGCGGTGTACTGACACCCGACTGTCTGCCCCAAAGCTGCTTCTCCCACTCGTCGCCAACCATCGCACCGGTGATTTCGATGCCCGCAGTCATTGTTCCCGGGCTGACCTCGCCGACCAAGCCGAGCATCCCCGAGTTCGACTTGATGGAATATGTGCGACAACTGCTCAACGACGACAAGCCGGATCTGTACCGCGTGATCACTCAAGAAGTGGACCGTCTTGTCCTGCAGGAAGTCATGGCCCATTTTGATGGCAGCCAGCTACAGGCATCGGAACGTTTGGGAATTTCACGAATGACCCTGCGTTCAAAACTGCGATCGCTCGGGCTGATCCAGGAAAAGAGCACGGAAGCGGGTGAGACGTAG